A genomic stretch from Lathyrus oleraceus cultivar Zhongwan6 chromosome 2, CAAS_Psat_ZW6_1.0, whole genome shotgun sequence includes:
- the LOC127120306 gene encoding protein DA1-related 1 gives MGWLTKFLNGSNHRIWRGQYNGKHGDDRIWDNQHGSVDDLTDVEKEDIDRAIALSLSEEDLKGKKVVEDDSRSEEDEQLCKIDEEDENVGKVRLDEDELLAKIQQDENERRAKDQLEEDEQLAKAIELSLNVGSSPPRHGNDPVSQPPPHLFPPGFRICAGCNAEIGHGRFLSCMGGVWHPQCFCCHACHLPITDYEFSMNSSRPYHKSCYKEKHHPRCDVCKNFIPANSAGLIEYRAHPFWIQKYCPTHELDGTPRCCSCERMEPKDSKYILLDDGRNLCLECLDSAIMDSHECQPLYLEILEFYEGLNMKLEQQVPMLLVERQALNEAMEGEKNGHHHLPETRGLCLSEEQTVTTILRRPKIGAGHRVTDMITEPYRLTRRCEVTAVLVLYGLPRLLTGSILAHEIMHAWLRLKGYPNLSPEVEEGICQVLAHMWLESELYSGSGNNNGPSSSSSSSPSMAPSAAASSKKGKRSDFEKKFGEFFKHQIESDTSSAYGDGFRLGNKAVLKYGLKSTLDHIHLTGTFPC, from the exons ATGGGTTGGCTTACCAAGTTTCTCAATGGTTCTAATCACAGAATTTGGCGAGGGCAATACAATGGAAAACATGGTGATGATAGAATTTGGGATAATCAACATGGTTCAGTG GATGATTTGACGGATGTCGAGAAAGAAGATATTGACCGTGCTATTGCACTCTCTCTATCAGAGGAGGATCTGAAAGGGAAAAAAGTTGTTG AGGATGACTCTCGGTCGGAAGAAGACGAACAACTTTGTAAAATTGATGAGGAAGATGAGAATGTTGGTAAAGTTCGactagatgaagatgaactgctaGCTAAAATTCAGCAGGATGAAAATGAACGTCGTGCCAAAGATcaacttgaggaagatgagcaACTTGCTAAGGCAATTGAATTAAGTTTGAACGTTGGTAGTTCTCCTCCTCGACATGGCAATGATCCTGTATCTCAACCTCCTCCCCACCTCTTTCCACCTGGATTCAG AATCTGTGCTGGATGCAATGCTGAGATTGGCCATGGGAGATTTTTAAGTTGCATGGGAGGTGTCTGGCATCCACAATGTTTCTGCTGCCATGCTTGCCATCTGCCAATCACTGATTATGAG TTTTCGATGAATAGCAGCCGTCCTTACCATAAATCCTGCTACAAGGAGAAGCATCATCCAAGATGCGATGTTTGCAAGAATTTC ATCCCGGCTAATTCAGCTGGCCTCATTGAGTATAGAGCTCACCCTTTCTGGATACAAAAATACTGTCCAACACATGAGCTCGACGGCACTCCTCGTTGTTGTAGCTGCGAAAGAATGGAG CCAAAGGATTCAAAATATATTTTGCTTGATGATGGTCGAAATCTATGTCTCGAGTGTCTTGACTCAGCAATAATGGATAGTCATGAATGCCAACCTCTCTACCTTGAAATACTAGAATTTTACGAAGGTTTAAATATGAAATTGGAGCAGCAGGTTCCTATGCTTTTGGTCGAGAGACAGGCACTGAATGAAGCCATGGAGGGAGAAAAGAAT GGTCATCACCATTTACCTGAAACTAGAGGACTATGCTTATCGGAAGAGCAGACTGTCACCACC ATTTTAAGAAGACCAAAGATTGGGGCAGGACACCGAGTCACGGACATGATAACCGAGCCTTATAGACTGACCCGTCGATGTGAAGTGACAGCCGTACTTGTTTTGTATGGCCTTCCTAG GTTATTGACAGGATCCATCCTAGCTCATGAGATAATGCATGCATGGCTCAGGCTTAAAG GTTATCCGAACCTGAGTCCAGAAGTTGAAGAGGGAATCTGCCAAGTCTTGGCTCACATGTGGTTAGAATCAGAGCTCTATTCTGGATCTGGGAATAACAATGgaccatcttcttcttcatcttcatcaccgTCAATGGCACCGTCCGCTGCTGCATCATCAAAGAAGGGTAAACGGTCTGATTTTGAGAAGAAATTTGGCGAGTTTTTTAAACACCAGATTGAGTCAGATACCTCATCAGCCTATGGAGATGGATTCAGATTGGGTAACAAGGCAGTACTTAAGTATGGTCTCAAAAGTACCCTTGATCATATCCATTTGACCGGAACTTTTCCCTGTTGA